Proteins from a single region of Patescibacteria group bacterium:
- a CDS encoding GIY-YIG nuclease family protein, with protein MPNNKTSPVFFYTYVLYSPKDDHNYIGYTNNLKKRLQEHWKGESFATKGRLPLKLIYFEASLHQEDAKQREKYLKTTDGRRFLAKRLKHYRTNNVWHL; from the coding sequence ATGCCCAATAACAAAACTTCACCAGTGTTCTTCTATACTTACGTGCTCTATAGTCCCAAAGACGACCATAACTATATAGGTTATACCAACAATTTAAAAAAACGACTTCAAGAACACTGGAAAGGAGAAAGTTTTGCTACCAAGGGCAGATTGCCATTAAAATTAATCTACTTTGAGGCATCACTTCACCAAGAAGATGCCAAACAAAGAGAAAAATATCTAAAAACCACGGATGGTCGAAGGTTTTTAGCTAAACGATTAAAACACTATCGTACCAATAATGTTTGGCATCTTTAG
- the rbfA gene encoding 30S ribosome-binding factor RbfA, producing MSKFRTERVGSLIQQELGQSFCKELEFPVGSLVTISAVEINNKIDEANVWISVFPFKKSGQVLSLLKKRAPYFQKMLNKKLTMHFVPQIKFCLDTTEDRAADVEELINKISRHTK from the coding sequence ATGTCTAAATTTCGCACAGAAAGAGTCGGTTCTTTAATTCAACAAGAGTTGGGTCAGTCTTTTTGCAAAGAATTAGAATTTCCAGTTGGGTCGCTGGTTACGATTAGCGCCGTGGAAATTAATAATAAAATAGATGAAGCTAATGTTTGGATTAGCGTTTTTCCTTTTAAAAAATCTGGTCAAGTTTTAAGTTTATTAAAAAAGCGTGCGCCATATTTTCAAAAAATGTTAAACAAAAAATTAACAATGCATTTTGTTCCGCAGATTAAATTTTGTTTAGACACAACCGAAGATAGGGCGGCGGATGTTGAAGAATTAATTAATAAAATATCGAGACATACCAAGTAA